The DNA segment CCCACCGAGGTGCCCACCGGGTTGCAGGAAACCCGAACCCCCGAACAAAAGCAGACCCTGGAGCGGGAGGCCGGGCTTATTTTTCAGGCTATGATCAATGCAGCCAAGGGCGACGGCCAGATCGACAAGGACGAAATCGACCGCATCATCGGCAGGCTCGGTGAAATGGGAATTGGCGGTAAAGCCCGGGCGTTTGTGATTGCCGAGATGCAAAAGGCGATGAACACCGATGCCTTGGTCAAGGCCGCTGCCGGCCGTCCGGGGCTGGGCGCCCAGCTCTACGCGGCCTCGCTGCTGGCGGTCGAGGTCGACACCCCGGCCGAGCGCGCCTATCTGGATGACCTTGGCAAGCGGCTGGGACTCAACGCGGAGACGATCTCGGCCTTGGAAGAAACCATCGGCATGCAGCGCGCCTGATCCTCCGCAGCATCGGGGCGGTGATGACGATTGATGGCTGGCCATCCCCCGCTGCTCTCGGTATTCAACCAAGAAACCGCAAAGGTTGAACCATGTTTATTCCTCTCGGTGACGACAACTCCGACCGCAGAATCCGCCCGCTTGTCAACCTGACCCTGATCGCGGTCAACCTGCTGGTCTTTTTCTTCCTGCAGGGCGTGGGCAGCAACCTGCCGTTCACCTATTCGCTGTCCACGGTGCCCCAGGAGATTCTCACCGGGCGCGACATCGTCACCGCCGAGCGGATCGTCCGGGACCCGGCCACCGGGGAACGCTTCCGAGTCCCCGGACTCGGGAAAACACCGCTGTCGGTTTACCTGACGCTTCTGACCTCCATGTTCATGCACGGCGGCCTTATGCACCTGCTGGGCAACATGCTCTACCTTCACATCTTCGGCGACAACATCGAGAACCTGATGGGGCACCGGCGCTACCTCGGCTTCTACCTCCTCTGCGGCGTGCTGGCCTCCCTGGCCCACGTCTTCACCAGCGCCGCCCTGAATGCCGACCTGCTTGTCCCCAGCCTGGGAGCTTCGGGAGCGATTTCCGGGGTTTTGGGTGGGTATTTTCTCCTGTTTCCGAAGCGGCGTGTGCGCGTGCTGGTTTTTCGTTTCATCACCGAGGTGCCGGCCCTGGTGGCCATCGGGGTGTGGTTTGCGTTTCAGCTGATCAGCTCGCTGGGCATGTTGGGCGGCGGCCCGGGAGACGGAGTGGCCTACGGCGCCCACATCGGCGGCTTCATCGCGGGATTGGTTCTCGTAAAATTTTTCCTGATCGGGCGGTATGAGAGCAAGGCGCGCCGGTTGCTTCATTGATCGCGAATCGCGCCTTGCCCTCCATTTGAAAGTTCAATCAAAGGCGGCTCAACATGCGGGAAAGGCACCGTCAGCCGGCGGGTGCAGGAGACACCGGAAATTTTCCGCAGCCTAGTTGGGACCCCCTGAATTCTACTGCAATCGGATGGTTTTCGGGATGAAAAATGAGAGAGTGGGCGGTCGATACGCCATGAAAAGTATTGAGTATCCGACTGCCTTGTAATATGAAGCCGAATCAAACGGATAGAAATCAGCCTGTGCGCCCGTAGCTCAGCTGGATAGAGCGCCGGACTTCGAATCCGTAGGCCGGG comes from the Desulfobacteraceae bacterium genome and includes:
- a CDS encoding tellurite resistance TerB family protein — translated: ASGGGLGEALSKMLAGGSGGAIGGMLGSVLEDASRAVGGKRNLAVGGIGALAGALLGGGGSSMKGALGGGVMGLLGAMAYSALKKGGQPPTEVPTGLQETRTPEQKQTLEREAGLIFQAMINAAKGDGQIDKDEIDRIIGRLGEMGIGGKARAFVIAEMQKAMNTDALVKAAAGRPGLGAQLYAASLLAVEVDTPAERAYLDDLGKRLGLNAETISALEETIGMQRA
- a CDS encoding rhomboid family intramembrane serine protease, with the translated sequence MFIPLGDDNSDRRIRPLVNLTLIAVNLLVFFFLQGVGSNLPFTYSLSTVPQEILTGRDIVTAERIVRDPATGERFRVPGLGKTPLSVYLTLLTSMFMHGGLMHLLGNMLYLHIFGDNIENLMGHRRYLGFYLLCGVLASLAHVFTSAALNADLLVPSLGASGAISGVLGGYFLLFPKRRVRVLVFRFITEVPALVAIGVWFAFQLISSLGMLGGGPGDGVAYGAHIGGFIAGLVLVKFFLIGRYESKARRLLH